One genomic window of Pseudomonas chlororaphis subsp. piscium includes the following:
- the lptB gene encoding LPS export ABC transporter ATP-binding protein, which yields MATLKAQHLAKSYKSRQVVRDVSLSIDSGQIVGLLGPNGAGKTTCFYMIVGLVQADQGRILIDDLDVSHQPMHGRARAGIGYLPQEASIFRKLSVADNIMAILETRKELDKAGRRQELESLLQEFHINHIRDNLGMSLSGGERRRVEIARALATAPKFILLDEPFAGVDPISVGDIKQIIHHLKAKGIGVLITDHNVRETLDICETAYIVNDGQLIAEGDAETILANELVKEVYLGHEFRL from the coding sequence ATGGCAACTCTGAAAGCTCAGCACCTGGCCAAGAGCTACAAGAGCCGCCAGGTCGTGCGTGACGTCAGCCTGTCCATCGACAGCGGCCAGATCGTCGGCCTGCTCGGCCCCAACGGCGCCGGCAAGACCACCTGCTTCTACATGATCGTCGGCCTGGTCCAGGCCGATCAGGGACGCATCCTGATCGACGACCTGGATGTCAGCCACCAGCCGATGCACGGCCGCGCCCGCGCCGGGATCGGTTACCTGCCGCAGGAAGCCTCGATCTTCCGCAAGCTCTCGGTGGCCGACAACATCATGGCCATCCTCGAGACCCGCAAGGAGCTCGACAAGGCCGGCCGTCGCCAGGAACTGGAAAGCCTGCTGCAGGAATTCCACATCAACCATATTCGCGACAACCTCGGCATGAGCCTCTCCGGTGGTGAACGTCGCCGTGTGGAAATCGCTCGCGCACTGGCCACCGCCCCCAAGTTCATCCTGCTCGACGAACCCTTCGCCGGCGTGGACCCGATCTCGGTAGGCGACATCAAGCAGATCATTCACCACCTGAAGGCCAAAGGCATCGGGGTGCTCATCACCGACCACAACGTCCGTGAAACCCTGGATATCTGCGAAACCGCCTACATCGTCAACGACGGCCAGCTGATCGCCGAAGGCGACGCCGAAACCATCCTCGCCAACGAGCTGGTCAAGGAAGTGTACCTGGGCCATGAGTTCCGCCTGTAA
- the murA gene encoding UDP-N-acetylglucosamine 1-carboxyvinyltransferase → MDKLIITGGVRLDGEIRISGAKNSALPILAATLLCDGPVTVANLPHLHDITTMIELFGRMGIEPVIDEKLSVEIDPRTIKTLVAPYELVKTMRASILVLGPMVARFGEAEVALPGGCAIGSRPVDLHIRGLEAMGAVIDVEGGYIKAKAPEGGLRGAHFFFDTVSVTGTENIMMAAALAKGRSVLQNAAREPEVVDLANFLNAMGAKVSGAGTDTITIDGVERLHSATYKVMPDRIETGTYLVAAAVTGGRVKVKDTDPTILEAVLEKLKESGAEVTTGEDWIELNMHGKRPKAVNVRTAPYPAFPTDMQAQFISLNAIAEGTGAVIETIFENRFMHVYELHRMGAKIQVEGNTAIVTGTEILKGAPVMATDLRASASLVISALMAEGDTLIDRIYHIDRGYECIEEKLQMLGAKIRRVPG, encoded by the coding sequence ATGGATAAATTGATTATTACCGGCGGCGTTCGTCTTGATGGCGAGATCCGCATTTCCGGGGCAAAGAACTCTGCCCTGCCGATTCTGGCGGCAACCCTGCTGTGCGATGGCCCGGTCACGGTCGCCAACCTGCCGCACCTGCACGACATCACCACCATGATCGAGCTGTTCGGTCGCATGGGCATTGAGCCGGTGATCGATGAGAAGCTCAGCGTCGAAATCGACCCACGCACCATCAAGACCCTGGTTGCTCCTTATGAGCTGGTCAAGACCATGCGTGCCTCGATCCTGGTGCTGGGCCCGATGGTTGCCCGTTTCGGCGAAGCCGAAGTCGCGCTGCCTGGCGGTTGCGCCATCGGTTCGCGTCCGGTCGACCTGCACATCCGCGGCCTGGAAGCCATGGGCGCGGTGATCGACGTCGAAGGTGGCTACATCAAGGCCAAGGCGCCTGAAGGCGGCCTGCGCGGTGCGCACTTCTTCTTCGATACCGTGAGTGTGACCGGTACCGAGAACATCATGATGGCCGCCGCGCTGGCCAAAGGCCGCAGCGTGCTGCAGAACGCTGCCCGCGAACCTGAAGTGGTCGACCTGGCGAACTTCCTCAACGCCATGGGCGCCAAGGTTTCCGGCGCCGGTACCGACACCATCACCATCGACGGTGTCGAGCGCCTGCACTCGGCGACCTACAAGGTCATGCCTGACCGCATCGAAACCGGCACCTACCTGGTCGCCGCTGCCGTGACCGGCGGTCGCGTGAAGGTCAAGGACACCGATCCGACCATCCTCGAAGCCGTCCTGGAAAAACTCAAGGAATCCGGCGCCGAAGTCACCACCGGCGAGGACTGGATCGAGCTGAACATGCACGGCAAGCGTCCGAAGGCGGTCAATGTGCGTACCGCGCCGTACCCGGCGTTCCCGACCGACATGCAGGCCCAGTTCATCTCCCTCAACGCCATTGCCGAAGGCACGGGCGCAGTGATCGAGACCATCTTCGAAAACCGCTTCATGCACGTCTACGAACTGCACCGCATGGGCGCGAAGATCCAGGTCGAAGGCAACACTGCCATCGTCACCGGTACCGAAATCCTCAAGGGCGCCCCTGTCATGGCCACCGACCTGCGGGCTTCGGCCAGCCTGGTGATCTCGGCCCTGATGGCCGAAGGCGACACCCTGATCGATCGCATCTACCACATCGACCGTGGTTACGAGTGCATCGAAGAGAAGCTGCAGATGCTCGGCGCCAAGATCCGCCGCGTACCGGGCTAG
- a CDS encoding KpsF/GutQ family sugar-phosphate isomerase, translated as MSQSSDLIQSAQRTIRLEIEAVQGLLPHIDADFVRACEMILASKGRVVVVGMGKSGHIGNKIAATLASTGTTAFFVHPAEASHGDMGMITRDDVILALSNSGSTNEIVTLLPLIKRLGIQLISITGNPDSPLAKAAEVNLNVQVEQEACPLNLAPTSSTTAALVMGDALAVALLEARGFTAEDFAFSHPGGALGRRLLLKVENVMHAGEQLPQVQRGTLLKDALMEMTRKGLGMTVIVEADGRLAGVFTDGDLRRTLDRTIDIHHTTIDEVMTVHGKTARAEMLAAEALKIMEDNRINALVVVDKDDRPIGAFNLSDLLRAGVM; from the coding sequence ATGAGCCAATCCAGCGACCTGATTCAATCGGCACAACGCACCATCCGCCTCGAGATAGAAGCCGTACAAGGCTTGCTGCCACATATCGACGCAGATTTCGTACGCGCTTGCGAGATGATTCTGGCCAGCAAAGGCCGCGTAGTAGTGGTCGGAATGGGCAAGTCCGGGCATATCGGCAACAAAATCGCCGCCACCCTGGCCAGCACCGGTACCACTGCGTTTTTTGTCCATCCGGCCGAAGCCAGCCATGGCGACATGGGCATGATTACCCGGGACGACGTGATCCTCGCCCTGTCCAACTCTGGCTCGACCAATGAAATCGTGACCCTGTTGCCGCTGATCAAGCGCCTGGGCATCCAGTTGATCAGCATTACCGGCAACCCTGACTCACCGCTGGCCAAGGCCGCCGAGGTCAACCTCAACGTCCAGGTCGAGCAAGAGGCCTGCCCGCTGAACCTGGCCCCGACCTCCTCGACCACCGCCGCCCTGGTCATGGGCGACGCCCTGGCCGTGGCGCTGCTGGAAGCCCGCGGCTTCACCGCCGAAGACTTCGCCTTCTCCCATCCGGGCGGCGCCTTGGGCCGTCGCCTGCTGCTGAAGGTCGAGAACGTCATGCATGCCGGCGAACAGCTGCCACAGGTCCAGCGTGGCACCCTGCTCAAGGATGCCTTGATGGAAATGACCCGCAAGGGCCTGGGCATGACCGTCATTGTCGAAGCCGATGGGCGCCTGGCCGGAGTCTTCACCGACGGTGACCTGCGCCGCACCCTGGACCGCACCATCGACATTCACCACACCACCATCGATGAAGTCATGACCGTTCACGGCAAGACCGCCCGCGCCGAAATGCTGGCGGCCGAAGCCCTGAAAATCATGGAAGACAATCGAATCAACGCACTGGTCGTGGTGGACAAGGACGATCGCCCGATCGGCGCCTTCAACCTGTCCGACCTGCTGCGCGCGGGAGTCATGTAA
- a CDS encoding BolA family protein, whose product MQANEVKSFLEGKLSETLSSVQVEVEGEGCNFQLNVISDELVALSPVKRQQSIYAHLNPWIADGSIHAVTMKFFSSAAWAERT is encoded by the coding sequence ATGCAGGCCAACGAAGTGAAGAGCTTCCTTGAAGGAAAGCTGTCCGAGACTCTTTCATCCGTTCAGGTAGAAGTTGAGGGCGAAGGCTGCAACTTTCAGTTGAACGTGATCAGTGACGAACTGGTGGCCTTGAGTCCGGTCAAGCGTCAGCAGAGCATCTATGCCCATTTGAACCCGTGGATCGCCGATGGCAGCATCCATGCGGTCACTATGAAATTTTTCAGCAGCGCGGCCTGGGCCGAGCGCACCTGA
- the lptC gene encoding LPS export ABC transporter periplasmic protein LptC: MLSKKIRNILIFGIITALFLAVGYWNISPERFLDKPVAQVDESAIDYYAINAHSVQYLPDGKLQYEMTSDKVEHLKATEVTLLTKPDLQMYRGTAFPWHVQSEHGEVNPDGTQVELIDSVRVSRTDEKNRNLLITTTRMTVFPQKQYAQTDQDVRIDGAGGVTTGKGMKAYLKDGRMNLLSNVRGQYEAR; encoded by the coding sequence ATGCTGAGCAAAAAGATTCGCAACATCCTGATCTTCGGCATCATCACCGCGCTGTTCCTGGCGGTGGGATACTGGAACATCAGCCCGGAACGCTTCCTCGACAAGCCGGTTGCGCAGGTCGACGAAAGCGCCATCGACTACTACGCCATCAACGCCCATAGCGTGCAGTACCTGCCTGACGGCAAGCTGCAGTACGAAATGACGTCCGACAAGGTCGAACACCTCAAGGCCACCGAGGTGACACTGCTGACCAAGCCGGACCTGCAGATGTATCGCGGCACCGCCTTCCCCTGGCACGTCCAGAGCGAACACGGCGAAGTCAACCCGGACGGCACCCAGGTCGAGTTGATCGATTCGGTACGGGTTTCCCGCACCGACGAGAAAAATCGCAACCTGCTGATCACCACGACCCGCATGACAGTATTCCCGCAGAAGCAATATGCGCAGACCGATCAAGACGTTAGAATCGACGGCGCCGGCGGCGTGACGACTGGCAAGGGAATGAAAGCGTATTTGAAAGACGGCAGGATGAACCTGCTATCGAACGTAAGAGGACAGTATGAGGCTCGTTAA
- the mlaE gene encoding lipid asymmetry maintenance ABC transporter permease subunit MlaE, producing MRKVSLLERIRLFGRSGIDVLAVLGRSSLMLFHVLFGRGSIGGSFGLLVKQLHSVGVMSLVIIVVSGIFIGMVLALQGFNILSSYGSEQAVGQMVALTLLRELGPVVTALLFAGRAGSALTAEIGNMKATEQLSSLEMIGVDPLKYIVAPRLWAGFISLPLLAIIFSVVGIWGGSWVAVDWLGVYEGSYWSNMQNSVTFSDDVLNGIIKSIVFAFVVTWIAVFQGYDCEPTSEGISRATTKTVVYASLAVLGLDFILTALMFGDF from the coding sequence ATGCGCAAAGTATCTTTATTGGAGCGAATTCGTCTGTTCGGTCGCTCGGGCATCGACGTTCTCGCGGTGCTCGGGCGTTCGAGCCTGATGCTGTTTCATGTGTTGTTCGGCCGCGGCAGTATCGGCGGCAGCTTCGGCCTGCTGGTCAAGCAGCTGCATTCGGTGGGCGTGATGTCCCTGGTGATCATCGTGGTCTCCGGGATATTCATCGGCATGGTGCTGGCGCTGCAGGGCTTCAATATCCTGTCCAGCTACGGTTCGGAGCAGGCGGTGGGGCAGATGGTCGCCCTGACCCTGCTGCGTGAACTGGGGCCGGTGGTCACGGCATTGCTCTTCGCCGGCCGGGCCGGTTCGGCGTTGACCGCGGAAATCGGCAACATGAAAGCCACCGAACAGCTCTCCAGCCTGGAGATGATCGGTGTCGACCCGCTCAAATACATTGTCGCGCCACGTCTGTGGGCCGGTTTCATTTCCCTGCCGTTGCTGGCGATCATTTTCAGCGTGGTGGGCATCTGGGGCGGTTCGTGGGTGGCCGTCGACTGGCTGGGGGTCTATGAAGGTTCCTACTGGTCGAACATGCAAAACAGTGTGACGTTCAGCGATGACGTGCTCAATGGCATCATCAAGAGCATCGTTTTCGCCTTTGTCGTGACCTGGATCGCCGTATTCCAAGGCTATGACTGCGAGCCCACTTCAGAGGGGATCAGTCGTGCCACTACCAAGACCGTTGTGTACGCCTCGTTGGCCGTACTCGGCCTGGACTTTATTCTGACCGCCTTGATGTTTGGAGATTTCTGA
- a CDS encoding STAS domain-containing protein, which produces MSESAVRLGEAGDLLISGVLDYRSGPGLRKQGQALIASSTAAALVLDCSAVEKSSSVGLSLLLAFMRDAAAAGKAVSIRALPEDMREIAEVSGLTELLAQP; this is translated from the coding sequence ATGAGTGAGTCGGCCGTCCGTCTGGGTGAAGCCGGCGACCTGCTGATCAGCGGTGTGCTGGACTATCGCTCCGGCCCGGGCCTGCGCAAGCAGGGGCAGGCGCTGATCGCCTCCAGCACCGCGGCGGCGCTGGTGCTCGACTGTTCGGCGGTAGAGAAATCCAGCAGCGTCGGCTTGTCGTTGCTGCTGGCCTTCATGCGCGATGCCGCGGCGGCCGGCAAGGCCGTCAGCATCCGCGCGTTGCCCGAAGACATGCGCGAAATCGCCGAGGTTTCCGGTTTGACCGAGCTGCTGGCGCAGCCTTAG
- a CDS encoding MlaC/ttg2D family ABC transporter substrate-binding protein — translation MISTLRRSLLVLLAALPLMAHAVAAPSAHDLVQDTTSRLLADLAANKEKYKQDPQDFYTALNSIVGPVVDAEGISKSIMTVKYSRKATPEQMRTFEENFKKGLFQFYGNALLEYNNQGIVVDPAKDESGDRTSVGMTVKGSNGAVYPVSYTLEKINGEWKLRNVIINGINIGKLFRDQFADAMQRNGNDLDKTINNWAGEVAKAKESTENSPEKVTK, via the coding sequence ATGATCTCTACCTTGCGACGTAGCCTGTTGGTATTACTGGCGGCGTTGCCGTTGATGGCTCACGCCGTGGCGGCGCCTTCCGCGCATGATCTGGTACAGGACACCACCAGCCGTCTGCTGGCCGACCTGGCCGCCAACAAAGAAAAGTACAAGCAAGACCCGCAGGACTTTTATACGGCGCTGAACAGCATCGTGGGTCCGGTCGTGGATGCCGAAGGTATTTCCAAGAGCATCATGACAGTCAAGTACTCGCGTAAGGCCACGCCGGAGCAAATGCGCACCTTTGAGGAAAACTTCAAGAAGGGCCTGTTCCAGTTCTATGGCAACGCTTTGCTGGAGTACAACAACCAGGGCATCGTCGTTGATCCTGCCAAGGACGAGTCGGGAGACCGTACCAGCGTCGGCATGACGGTCAAGGGCAGCAACGGCGCGGTCTATCCTGTGTCCTACACGCTGGAGAAGATCAACGGCGAGTGGAAGCTGCGCAACGTGATCATCAACGGCATCAATATCGGCAAGCTGTTCCGCGATCAGTTCGCCGATGCCATGCAGCGCAACGGCAACGACCTGGACAAGACCATCAACAACTGGGCTGGCGAAGTGGCCAAGGCCAAGGAATCAACCGAAAACTCGCCTGAGAAGGTCACGAAATGA
- a CDS encoding ATP-binding cassette domain-containing protein, translated as MSADNAYAVELKGLSFKRGARSIFNNVDIRIPRGKVTGIMGPSGCGKTTLLRLMGAQLRPSSGEVWVNGQNLPKLSRGDLFDARKQMGVLFQSGALFTDLDVFENVAFPLRVHTQLPDEMIRDIVLLKLQAVGLRGAIDLMPDELSGGMKRRVALARAIALDPQILMYDEPFVGQDPIAMGVLVRLIRLLNDALGITSIVVSHDLAETASIADYIYVVGDGQVLGQGTPDELMDSDNPRIRQFMKGDPDGPVPFHFPAPDYRADLLGKR; from the coding sequence ATGAGTGCCGATAACGCCTACGCGGTCGAGCTGAAGGGACTGTCCTTCAAGCGCGGTGCGCGCAGCATCTTCAATAATGTCGATATCCGTATTCCACGGGGCAAGGTCACCGGCATCATGGGGCCTTCCGGTTGCGGCAAGACCACGCTCCTGCGGTTGATGGGCGCGCAGTTGCGCCCCAGCAGCGGTGAAGTCTGGGTCAACGGCCAGAACCTGCCCAAATTGTCGCGTGGCGATCTGTTCGACGCCCGCAAGCAGATGGGCGTGCTGTTTCAGAGCGGCGCGCTGTTTACCGATCTCGATGTGTTCGAGAACGTCGCCTTTCCGCTGCGCGTTCATACCCAGCTGCCGGATGAAATGATCCGCGATATCGTCCTGCTCAAGTTGCAGGCGGTCGGGTTGCGCGGTGCCATCGACCTGATGCCCGACGAGCTGTCCGGCGGCATGAAGCGTCGTGTGGCCCTGGCCCGGGCCATCGCCCTGGACCCGCAGATCCTCATGTACGACGAGCCGTTCGTAGGCCAGGACCCCATCGCCATGGGCGTGCTGGTGCGCCTGATCCGCCTGCTCAACGACGCGCTGGGTATCACCAGCATCGTGGTTTCCCATGATCTGGCGGAAACCGCGAGCATCGCCGACTACATCTATGTGGTGGGCGATGGCCAGGTGCTGGGGCAGGGTACGCCCGACGAACTGATGGATTCCGATAACCCGCGGATCCGCCAGTTCATGAAAGGCGACCCCGACGGTCCGGTACCCTTTCACTTTCCAGCGCCGGACTACCGCGCAGATCTTCTGGGGAAGCGCTGA
- the mlaD gene encoding outer membrane lipid asymmetry maintenance protein MlaD translates to MQNRTLEIGVGLFLLAGILALLLLALRVSGLSPTSSTDTYKLYAYFDNIAGLTVRAKVTMAGVTIGKVTAIDLDRDSFTGRVTLQLEKRVDNLPTDSTASILTAGLLGEKYIGISVGGEDTLLKDGGTIHDTQSSLVLEDLIGKFLLNTVSKDAK, encoded by the coding sequence ATGCAAAACCGCACCCTGGAAATCGGTGTCGGCCTTTTCCTGCTGGCTGGCATCCTGGCTTTGTTGTTGCTTGCCTTGCGGGTCAGTGGCTTGTCCCCGACCTCGAGCACCGATACTTATAAACTTTACGCATATTTCGACAATATCGCCGGTTTGACGGTCAGAGCTAAAGTGACCATGGCCGGTGTGACCATCGGCAAGGTCACGGCTATCGATCTGGACCGCGACAGTTTCACCGGTCGGGTCACGCTGCAGTTGGAAAAACGCGTAGATAACCTGCCGACCGACTCGACTGCATCTATCCTGACCGCTGGGCTGCTTGGCGAGAAATACATTGGTATCAGCGTCGGCGGCGAAGACACGTTGCTCAAGGATGGCGGGACCATCCACGACACCCAGTCTTCACTGGTACTTGAGGACCTGATCGGTAAATTCCTGCTCAATACCGTTAGCAAAGACGCCAAATGA
- a CDS encoding KdsC family phosphatase, whose protein sequence is MSTDLLQRGKNIKLAVFDVDGVLTDGRLYFLEDGSEFKTFNTLDGQGIKMLMATGIQTAIISGRKTPVVERRAKNLGIPHLFQGREDKLVVLDGLLAQLGLSYEQVAYLGDDLPDLPVIRRVGLGMAVANAASFVREHAHGVTQARGGEGAAREFCELILRAQGSLEAAHAAYL, encoded by the coding sequence ATGAGCACGGATCTGCTGCAACGCGGCAAGAACATCAAGCTGGCGGTATTCGACGTCGACGGCGTACTGACCGACGGTCGCCTGTACTTCCTCGAAGACGGCAGCGAGTTCAAGACCTTCAACACCCTCGATGGCCAGGGCATCAAGATGCTGATGGCCACGGGCATACAGACGGCAATCATCAGCGGACGCAAGACGCCGGTGGTCGAGCGTCGGGCGAAGAACCTGGGGATTCCCCATCTGTTTCAGGGCCGCGAGGACAAACTGGTGGTGCTGGACGGGCTTCTTGCCCAACTGGGCCTAAGCTATGAGCAGGTCGCCTACCTGGGCGACGATCTGCCGGACCTGCCGGTGATCCGCCGGGTCGGCCTGGGCATGGCCGTCGCCAATGCCGCCAGCTTTGTCCGTGAACACGCCCATGGCGTCACCCAGGCCCGTGGCGGCGAAGGTGCCGCCCGCGAGTTCTGCGAGCTGATCCTGCGCGCCCAAGGCAGCCTTGAAGCGGCCCACGCCGCCTACTTATAG
- the lptA gene encoding lipopolysaccharide transport periplasmic protein LptA → MRLVKTLPILLGLGAALGSVSAWALPNDSQQPIRIQADDAQLDDKNGVATYRGDVIITQGSMKVTGNTVTITRTQTGDIDVVTSVGNLAYFEQIQTQGDTKPVQGYGVTIQYHAAQNRVVLIDRAKVVDKDGNITQGEKIVYDTDKKLASAGRATGSKVTESRPRIDMVIQPKKKTDEKAQ, encoded by the coding sequence ATGAGGCTCGTTAAAACCCTCCCTATTTTGCTCGGTCTGGGCGCAGCACTGGGAAGCGTGAGCGCCTGGGCTCTGCCGAACGATAGCCAGCAACCCATCCGCATCCAGGCCGACGACGCTCAACTGGACGACAAGAATGGCGTAGCCACCTACAGAGGCGACGTGATCATCACCCAGGGCTCGATGAAGGTCACCGGCAATACCGTGACCATCACCCGCACCCAGACCGGTGACATCGACGTGGTGACCTCGGTGGGCAACCTGGCCTACTTCGAACAGATTCAAACCCAGGGCGACACCAAGCCGGTCCAGGGCTACGGCGTGACCATCCAGTACCACGCTGCGCAGAACCGCGTCGTGCTGATCGACCGCGCCAAAGTCGTCGACAAGGACGGCAACATCACCCAGGGCGAGAAGATCGTCTACGACACCGACAAGAAGCTGGCCAGCGCCGGTCGCGCCACCGGCAGCAAGGTCACCGAGTCGCGTCCACGGATCGACATGGTCATCCAGCCGAAAAAGAAAACTGACGAAAAGGCCCAGTAA
- the hisD gene encoding histidinol dehydrogenase, translated as MTAPTAIRRLNAADPDFAHHLDHLLSWESVSDDSVNQRVLDIIKAVRERGDAALVEFTQRFDGLQVASMADLILPRERLELALTRITAAQREALEKAAARVRSYHEKQKQDSWSYTEADGTVLGQKVTPLDRAGLYVPGGKASYPSSVLMNAIPAKVAGVTEVVMVVPTPRGEVNELVLAAACIAGVDRVFTIGGAQAVAALAYGTESVPQVDKVVGPGNIYVATAKRHVFGQVGIDMIAGPSEILVVCDGQTDPDWIAMDLFSQAEHDEDAQAILVSPDAAFLDQVAASIAKLLPTMERAEIINTSINGRGALIQVRDMQQAIDVANRIAPEHLELSVADPQAWLPQIRHAGAIFMGRHTSEALGDYCAGPNHVLPTSGTARFSSPLGVYDFQKRSSIIFCSEQGASELGKTASVLARGESLSAHARSAEYRIIADQEQGQ; from the coding sequence ATGACCGCTCCCACTGCAATTCGCCGACTCAACGCTGCTGACCCGGATTTCGCGCATCATCTGGATCATCTGCTGAGCTGGGAAAGTGTGTCTGACGACTCGGTCAATCAGCGGGTGCTGGACATCATCAAGGCGGTGCGCGAGCGCGGCGACGCGGCGCTGGTGGAATTCACCCAGCGTTTCGACGGCCTGCAAGTGGCGTCCATGGCCGACCTGATCCTGCCGCGCGAGCGCCTGGAACTGGCCCTGACCCGGATCACCGCGGCCCAGCGCGAAGCCCTGGAAAAGGCCGCGGCACGGGTGCGCAGCTACCACGAAAAACAGAAACAGGACTCCTGGAGCTACACCGAGGCCGACGGCACGGTGCTGGGCCAGAAGGTCACGCCGCTGGATCGCGCCGGCCTGTATGTGCCGGGCGGCAAGGCGTCTTATCCATCCTCGGTATTGATGAATGCCATTCCGGCCAAAGTCGCTGGCGTCACCGAAGTGGTGATGGTGGTGCCGACCCCGCGTGGCGAGGTCAATGAACTGGTGCTGGCTGCGGCCTGCATCGCCGGCGTCGACCGGGTGTTCACCATCGGTGGCGCCCAGGCCGTTGCCGCCCTGGCCTACGGCACCGAAAGCGTGCCTCAGGTGGACAAGGTGGTCGGCCCGGGCAACATCTATGTGGCCACCGCCAAGCGCCACGTATTCGGCCAGGTCGGCATCGACATGATCGCCGGTCCTTCGGAGATCCTGGTGGTGTGCGACGGCCAGACCGATCCGGACTGGATCGCCATGGACCTGTTCTCCCAGGCCGAGCACGACGAAGACGCCCAGGCGATCCTGGTCAGCCCGGACGCGGCGTTCCTCGACCAGGTCGCCGCCAGCATCGCCAAGCTGCTGCCGACCATGGAGCGCGCGGAAATCATCAATACCTCGATCAACGGCCGTGGCGCCCTGATCCAGGTGCGTGACATGCAACAGGCCATTGACGTGGCCAACCGCATCGCTCCGGAGCACCTCGAGCTGTCCGTCGCCGATCCCCAGGCCTGGCTGCCGCAGATCCGTCACGCCGGCGCGATCTTCATGGGCCGTCACACCTCCGAGGCCCTGGGCGACTACTGCGCGGGCCCGAACCACGTGCTGCCGACTTCCGGCACGGCACGTTTCTCCTCGCCGCTGGGGGTGTATGACTTCCAGAAACGTTCGTCGATCATTTTCTGCTCCGAGCAGGGCGCTTCCGAACTGGGCAAGACCGCCTCGGTGCTGGCCCGTGGCGAGTCGCTGAGCGCCCACGCCCGCAGTGCGGAATACCGGATCATCGCTGACCAGGAACAGGGGCAATAA
- the hisG gene encoding ATP phosphoribosyltransferase, with translation MLTIALSKGRILDDTLPLLAEAGIVPTENPDKSRKLIIPTTQADVRLLIVRATDVPTYVEHGAADLGVAGKDVLMEYGGQGLYEPLDLQIAQCKLMTAGAIGAAEPKGRLRVATKFVNVAKRYYAEQGRQVDIIKLYGSMELAPLIGLADKIIDVVDTGNTLRANGLEPQELISMISSRLVVNKASMKMQHARIQALIDTLRKAVESRHRG, from the coding sequence ATGTTGACCATCGCACTGTCCAAGGGCCGCATCCTTGATGACACCTTGCCGCTTCTGGCTGAAGCCGGCATCGTGCCCACCGAGAATCCGGACAAGAGCCGCAAGCTGATCATCCCCACGACCCAGGCCGATGTGCGCTTGCTGATCGTGCGCGCCACCGACGTGCCGACCTATGTCGAACATGGTGCCGCCGACCTCGGCGTTGCCGGTAAAGATGTGCTGATGGAATACGGCGGCCAGGGCCTGTACGAGCCGCTGGACCTGCAGATCGCCCAGTGCAAGCTGATGACCGCCGGTGCCATCGGCGCGGCCGAGCCCAAGGGCCGCCTGCGTGTCGCCACCAAGTTCGTCAATGTTGCCAAGCGCTACTACGCCGAGCAGGGTCGCCAGGTCGACATCATCAAGCTGTACGGCTCGATGGAGCTGGCGCCGCTGATCGGCCTGGCGGACAAGATCATCGACGTGGTCGACACCGGCAACACCCTGCGGGCCAACGGCCTGGAGCCCCAGGAGCTGATTTCCATGATCAGTTCCCGTCTGGTGGTCAACAAGGCCTCCATGAAAATGCAGCACGCCCGCATCCAGGCACTGATCGACACCCTGCGCAAAGCAGTGGAGTCGCGACACCGCGGTTGA